The nucleotide sequence aatatttattattttaagatttttttgctGCAAAACAAGACAATAATTCGGATTTGAAAAAtggaaaatcaaaaaaaaaaaaagaaaaaaaaaaaggaaagtaacaaaaataaaagaattacaACCATTTTCAGCTgggaataaaatacaaaaagataatattattacaaaaactgTAGGTTCGGAAGTGAGGACGTTAAATTGAGAGTCAAGATATAACATTGTGGTACAGCTTCTCTGCCACATGGAGGTTTTCTACAATACAGTTCCAGCCTGGCAACGCTTCAGTCTCTCAGTTTATTTGAAAAGCAATTGATTATTCCATTCATTAATACAGGCTGAAATTTATTGGCTGAAAATGGGCCATTCAGTTAGTTTTTTACATTAACGCTTGGCACTAATCAATGCTCACTGATTAATAATTGAGTCCCGCAGCACTCCTCTGTCTTCTCCTTTCAGAGCCTTTTGAACTGTGACTCTACATGCTTTCAGAGCAGACTCTGCGGTAGCTTGAGGCCTTTCACCGGGTTTAATTCAGAGTGCAGTTGAACTCCTCTGAGCGTGCTTTCTGCTGCCCTGCCTCCATGCACTTCAATACAACAGAAGTTAGTATTCTGTGTGTCTTTGTTTCAGGACGACGGTTCTGTTCCACGAGTCTAGAGAGCGGGCTTCCTGTGGAGGCATCCTGCTGTGTTTTCAAGGAAATGTTTCACTCTCCTCTAATAGAAGCGCTGATTTCAGAGATGGGAACACAGACTTATACCTGACACTGAGGAAATCATCTCCAGCTCCTCAAGCTGAATGTGAAAGGTTTTAATTAACCATTAAAGAGGGTTGATTAGAATCTGTGATACAGTTATTCAGGAATCTGAACACTTCCTGCCACAGAAATCGACTTCTAGTAGTCTTCAATAGATCACATTACCTAAAATCCTGCTCAACAATTTGCAGCTTTTGTTCCCTAAATatgactaaatattaaaataataatactaccatgaatttattattatttgattattattattattaataataataataaatacatataataaccgaaaaaattaataattattgaaaaaataattaaaataaaaagtgttttaaacatatttaattgatattttaaGTTAGCAGTGAGATCcccaaaaatatgttttgtgaaaaaaaaaaaaaaaaaaaagtcctcaaaTTCTCCACTCTCCAAATACAGAAGAATCGCATGGCGACAAGTCTACAAAGATTTCTCCATCTTTCTGGCAACTACCATTCACATGACAGGAAACATTCAAACTGTCCAAGCAAATGAtagagaaaatgtatttaaaaataaaacattaaagaaaaatggTTATGGGACACATACAAAAATCACTATGGGGATAGAAAATAACATCATACCATCCAACATAATGTCTAAAATAACAGCGTTTTAACCTTCTCCATGGATGAAGACCGAATGGATAACATATTTCACATGTTTTCTAAATCTTCCTTCTGTATTGAGGTTTACATTCATTTGCACTCAAATCTTCCACAGGTCAAACCTTCAGCATCCATGTAGAAGTGTTCGCCAGCCTAAAAACTAGAATCGATGATGAAGAGACGACGTGTGAAAACAGAAAGATGGATGAACAGGCTGATGCTGATAAAGGTAGCCACAGAAAACTCACCTCGGATTATGTACACCTGGCCACCTATCAAGTGCTTTAGACAACAGAACAAACCATCTGACAACGGGAGAGGAGTGACAGCAAGAGCAGAGGGGATCAGCAGACATcagggagatagagagagaataTCAACAACAGCAGGAGAAAAAGAGCAGGTCAGAAGGTTCAGTGACAACACATTGGATCAGATGTAACGTGTTCATAAAGCACACTGCATCACTTCAGGTTAAGGGCCAATGCATTAGAAAAACATGCAGCCTTTATCACCATTTCATAACACTATATAGAGAAACTATAGGGTGAATGTTGTTTGATGGTATTTATGAGCAGTTATGAGCTCTTATATTGCGCTCTTTGACTGAAGTGTGACAGAAGCTTGGGAAGGTTTGTTTAAGGCAGCGTTTATAAGAAGGGTGACAGAAAATTATGGAGAGAGAAAGGTCAAAGGTAAAAGGTGACATTACTGAAAATCTTATATAAGATTATATAAGCAATGCAAGACTGATCTGATGGTGAAGTGCTCTGGAATGGCTATCTAAAGCAATCATGTTAAACAGCATTTGGACTCACTGGGAGGTTTATTTGCTGCCAGGTTTTTAAAGTGGCTTCCTTTGATGACCTCCACAGAGAGACGTCCCGTAGTGGCATTGTACACAAGCCCCAGCAGGATCTCTGGTGCCGACCCCTGACCAGCAGAAGGGAACGACGAGGCTGTTTCGCTGCACGATACGTCTGACATGCTTGCCTGAGAGTCACTGCCCTGGGACAGACATAATCTTTGATTaactttgaattatatatatatatatatatatatatatatatatatatatatatatatatatacacacacacacacacacacacacacacacacacacacacacacacacacacactctttttatcaaaatacagtaataatttgaaattctattacaatttataaaactGAATATGTACTTGGCTGAATTTTCTTTCGAGCTTAGTCTAGTAGTCTCCAACTTCTGGACATAGCATCTGATCACACTCACAGGTATGTTGCAGCAGGGGTCCAGTGTGATGGGGACTGACATCTTGCCTTGCAGGTTGAGTTTGGTGAGGTAGAACACCTTCTCCCCGAGAGCTTTCTCCTTCTTCATCCTGCGGATACTGTACAAGCGGAACCGGACAGCATGGTTCCCGATCATCTCCGACTCGATATGGCTGAAGTGAAATGTCTCTGTGAAGACAGGGCATGGGCCACGCTGGATGATGGTTTTCGCCCTCTGTTTTTTGGTGGGCAGCAGCACCAGATGCACCTGCCAGGAGATGTTACCCATCCGTTTGAGAGAATGAATGTCGGTCAGAGCTGTTATCGTGACAGACAGACGCTGGTCAGATGAATCGTAGTCGAAGATGACGTCGAGAGTTCCATATTGAGCAAGAGGCTCAGGGTCATAACCTTTGGGAAGCTGAGCCGCTGATCCACGTGCAGACAGATTCTACAGAGATGATTGATAGAAGAAATAGAAGATTTAGAGGGAGTACGTTTTCATCTGAGGCTTGAGGTAGTGCACGTCAAGTAGATGAATATGGTAACTGTGCAGGAGTTTAAATTTATATGGGCTCTTATTTGACTGCTTTAAATCCTGAAAACACATATTCGATGATGTATCTAAATATTTTCAATGACTGATGGctacaactattttttttattgctgtcatTCATATAACAAAGTTAGACCGAGGATGTAACTCACTACGTTCACTGCTGCATCACATTGCTGTAAACATTTAAGTTATTATGGAGATGTCTACAGCACATGCATATTAAATTATGACGCCGTTAGTGCATGGATCTGTGATTGTATGCATGTGATCTTAAggtaaagaagaaaaaatatttctataatatatattgttatttgtaagtcgctttggataaaagcatctgcatctgctaaaattatatataattatttatatatatttattaatttgtatgtaCTAAATGAACTATATGTTAATTATAATGAACATTTGgtcattgttttttaatattttcatatattaataatatttataaataataatttataatatataacaatttagACTCAATTGATACTATAAATCTAATTCATGCAATAACAGTTTTTAGAATATTCTTTGGTCATATCTAATCTCATCTAGGGTCACCAAGTGAGTTAGACTGCCACTGGAGCTGCCTCAAACAAAACAGCTCCAAGAGACCCCTGGTGATGTGGAACTTTCATCTGTGCAGTAAGGTATTTTTGCATACACAAATTTCTTTAGTGAAACACACACCTCTGGGCTGAGTACAGCAGTGCTGTCACTGGGTGCATCTTCCTCATAGCCCTTGTTAAGGAAACTCGCTGTTTCCTGTGCTCCGCTGACCTCACTTGGACATTTTCCGTAGCTGTGTCTGGGGCTCTCACTCCCATGGGAAAGGTCACATTTGGCATCGCCCAGGTCAGAGGGTGTGCATGACATGCGTGGTGACCCATCCTCATCCTGATAGGGTGGAGGCTGCAGCTCATCCAATGGTGGAGTCCGTCTCATCCGCTGGATACAGTTTACTGATGTGGAGGAAAGTCAGAGAGGTCCGTTTAGTGTCATTTAGACCGGTGTTATCAGGCAATATGAAAAAGCAAAAATGTGGGACAGTAAATGGTAAATATCATCTTAAATAACTTAGAAAGTGCATTAATTGGAGTAAAAGTTTCTTTGAAGCAACTCTGAGTTTAGCTTTATGCACAACGGCAGAATGAAGCAGGATTGTGATCTGAATAACTCAATGTCATTCATTCTCACATGAGACGGAAACTGCAGCCTTTATGTTTTTATGAGACCACACAGATATCTATTAGGCTTGTAATTTATTATACAACTTGTTATATGGCATTCAAAGCTCTCAAAGgatagcctaaaacaagaaactatTTGAAACTCTCAGCTTGATTAAAGAAAGGTCAAAATCTGATTTTACACACAATGTAGTAAATCTATCCCTTACACATGCATCTTCATAAATCATTCAGTTGTCCTCCAAGAGCTACAAATTGCTGCATGTGTATGCATatgattaaattaaacaaatcggTGTGTTTCATCATTTCAGAAGCAGAAAATGAAGAACATTAGAGGATATGCTGATGCTGCTTGTGGCTCTGTGAGACTTTGAAATTGAGATGAATGGCAAAACATGGCCTGATTTACCTGCATTCACCATACAAGTTAAACTGCTCTGTAAAGAGAATGAACCAGATGgctgttgccatagcaacatgCTGCTGGTCAGGACAGGAAGATTTAGCGATCTCATAAATACAGTGCattctccctcacacacacacacacacttctgttggAGTGTGGCTGGGATAACTGGTTCTGACTATTGGGAAGAGACATTGCTGATGCTGTGAATTTTCAAGTGAGGGATTAGTTATCAACTTTCTCTAAACTGCCTCACTTCCTACATGTTagttctaaataataatattttttactctttttttttttccagtggaaGCAATAACATCTGGAGTTCCCATGAACAATGTCACAAATTTACTAATGACCTAGAAATAGAGCAGAatcagaaatattacattttagatcACAACATTCCTAAGACAGAGAAGCATCAAGATATGACCGTACAAAAACTCAGAACTAAAATTCACTTTTAATGAGGATAGAGGAAAGAAACATCACTATAATTAAGATGATGGAGGAGCACATCCGCTTGCCTTCTGTGTCTCAATGCTGAATGAGGTCTTTGATCATAAACACTAGCATTTCCAACCTCAGGCTATGAACAAGAGCAAGAGAAATGTGTGCCCTGTATCTCAATGATGTTTTGATCAAATCTCGTCTCAGACATTTCTCATGTTTCAATTTGATCTGAATGCCAGAATATATGCCtaactataactataatattCAGTATCACAAGGATTTCACTGAGCAATAAGGAACATGAAATTTACAGCTCAGTTAACTTGATTTTCCCAAGCAGCTTGCTATGAATGGGAAAGCTAATGTTTTAGTAAGGTTTTATAAGGCTCTTTGGATCTAAGAGCAAACACTCAGCTCATTTGTTATGTTTGAGTGTATAAGAATGTCGGTATGTGTGCAAAGGATAagattgtgtttttatatgtttgttAACATTCAAGCTATATATAAACGTGTGTTAGCTTCTCATGTATTATAGAGATGGCCTGAGGCTTCGGCCTCTTCTGCCTCCAGGAAAACAGCTCATGAGAAAAGCATGCAGCTCTATCTGTCTCTATGTGCAGTAGTTCACATAAACAGAGGGGGAAATCAAAGAGACATATGCACCAGCTTCCTGCTTTTTTCTTTCTGACAGCGCATCCCTTCGACACATTTTCCTTCTTTCTCTTCATAGCCCTCTGTAATCTCTCCAAGGTGTTTACTCTACTCTAAGGTGACCAGATTTCAGAAATGAAAACCGGGGACATTTCCAAGTTCAGTGATCAAAATATCATTGAATCTCACTTGTGATGATCTACTAGCTGATTAAAAAACAGGGATAATATACTTGTGTATGTTTTCCgtatgttaaaaacacaaaaaataattaaaattatatttgaggATCAAACTAATCTTAGTTTATTAATCAGCCTGCAAT is from Carassius auratus strain Wakin chromosome 13, ASM336829v1, whole genome shotgun sequence and encodes:
- the LOC113112404 gene encoding synaptotagmin-14-like, producing the protein MAIDGGERNCGVHELICIRKVSPEALGFLSGICVFIFLVIVLFLYLNNKLSLESANQLSSLDQYRKSTEPADKSCVNAHYHCSSSDSDDEVIVQYQEAVSRSQGLQGGLAGTNSHHQKGYGWDTRQKYCPLAAEYDGYSSEASADDVNCIQRMRRTPPLDELQPPPYQDEDGSPRMSCTPSDLGDAKCDLSHGSESPRHSYGKCPSEVSGAQETASFLNKGYEEDAPSDSTAVLSPENLSARGSAAQLPKGYDPEPLAQYGTLDVIFDYDSSDQRLSVTITALTDIHSLKRMGNISWQVHLVLLPTKKQRAKTIIQRGPCPVFTETFHFSHIESEMIGNHAVRFRLYSIRRMKKEKALGEKVFYLTKLNLQGKMSVPITLDPCCNIPGSDSQASMSDVSCSETASSFPSAGQGSAPEILLGLVYNATTGRLSVEVIKGSHFKNLAANKPPNGLFCCLKHLIGGQVYIIRDTYVKLALLNSMGQEMSKCKTSICRGQPNPTYKETFVFQVALFQLSDVTLILSVYNKRSMKRKEMIGWISLGLNSSGEEELTHWTQMKESKGQQVCRWHSLLES